The Aeromicrobium tamlense nucleotide sequence GCGCGTCGGCCATCTCCTTGGCCGGGGCGAGCCGGTGGCGCGTGGTCTTCAGTCCGACCAGGCCGCAGGCCGCCGCGGGAATCCGGATCGAGCCGCCTCCGTCGTTGCCGTGCGCGATCGGCACGACGCCGGCGGCGACCAGCGCGGCCGAGCCGCCCGAGGAGGCCCCGGAGGAGTAGGCGGGGTTCCACGGGTTGCGCGTGGGCTCGCGGTCGACGAACTCCGTGGAGGCGGTGAGGCCGAAGGCCGGCAGGGTGGTCGCCCCGAGGACGTTGACGCCGGTGGAGAGGAACTGCTCGGTGAAGGGCTCGTGCCGCTCGGCGGGCTCGGGCGGGACGGCCGCGGAGCCCTGCTGCGTGGGCAGGCCCTTGAAGTCGGTGTTGTTCTTGATCAGCGAGGGGACGCCGGCGAACGGCGCGCCGTCGGGCGAGGTCTCTTCGGCGCGGACGATCGCACGGGCCCGGTCGTCGTGGCTGATCCCCTGGAGCGTCGGGTTGACGCGGTCGAGGCGAGCCAGGGCGGCCTCGAGCACCTCGGAGCGGCTGGCCTCCCCGGAGGCGATCAGCGCGGCGACGCCCACCGCGTCGTGATCGGCCAGGACGTCATCGGTGAAGGCGTGGATGCGGGTCACCCCGCGAGAATAGACAACGGCGGCCCGAGGGCCGCCGTTGTCTATGAAAGATCTGAACGTCTCAGCGCGAGACCTTGCCGGCCTTCAGGCAACCGGTGCAGACGTTGAGCCGCTTCGGGGTGCCCTCGACGACGGCGCGGACGCGCTGGATGTTCGGATCGAAACGACGCTTGGTGCGTCGGTGCGAGTGGGACACGTTGTGGCCGAAGCCCGGTCCCTTGCCGCACACATCGCAGACGGCTGCCACGGCGACCACTCCTGAACTCGTTCGGGGGAAAAATACAACCTCTCGAGCATACCTGACGCGACACGGCCAGCGCGAATCGAGTCCGACCACGGCCCGATAGTCTCGACCCATGGCCCTGCGGATCAGCACCGAGCGCTTCGACGCGTGGGCCCGTCTGTGCACCCGGCTGCTGGCGGAGTCGCGCGACGAGATCGACGCGCTGAACGTCTT carries:
- the rpmB gene encoding 50S ribosomal protein L28: MAAVCDVCGKGPGFGHNVSHSHRRTKRRFDPNIQRVRAVVEGTPKRLNVCTGCLKAGKVSR